One segment of Cynocephalus volans isolate mCynVol1 chromosome 8, mCynVol1.pri, whole genome shotgun sequence DNA contains the following:
- the LOC134383543 gene encoding G patch domain-containing protein 4 isoform X1 yields the protein MSVTPEVKSRGMKFAEEQLLKHGWTQGKGLGRKENGITQALRVTLKQDTHGVGHDPAKEFTNHWWNELFNKTAANLVVETGQDGVQIRRLSKETTRHNHPKPSLLYQKFVKTATLTSGGEKPDKDLESCSDDDNQAIKPPNILTDEMLLQACEGRTAHKAARLGITMKAKLARLEAQEQAFLAHLKGQDPGAPQPQSESQPPQKKKKKRKQKEEEEVTATERNADEEHPEHTDQSIRKSKTKKRRHQEEKVSDEKEGTTVGNEEEEAAGTSGLGKLKSREQANQSLRKRKKKKRQLHEEEVRVGVLDGERGKEAAGGIRIEEAESKTYTAPCGRSKKRWQIEEDLNTEDKEVEETVSDGGTREAESRAGSDRRSRKSKKKRWQHQDEEVVLDVRNEGDEEDGRTREVESGACTGSSSRGKKRRQQHHPEEERAGVNTDHRAKKKKQKKRH from the exons ATGAGTGTCACCCCAGAAGTCAAGAGTCGTGGGATGAAGTTTGCCGAGGAGCAGCTGCTAAAGCATGGATGGACTCAAG GCAAAGGCCTGGGCCGCAAGGAGAATGGCATCACCCAGGCCCTCAGGGTGACGCTGAAGCAGGACACTCATGGG GTGGGACATGACCCTGCTAAGGAATTCACAAACCACTGGTGGAATGAGCTCTTCAACAAGACTGCAGCCAACTTGGTAGTGGAAACTGGGCAG GATGGAGTACAGATAAGGCGCCTTTCTAAGGAGACCACCCGTCATAATCATCCTAAGCCCAGCTTGCTGTATCAGAAGTTTGTGAAG ACGGCCACACTGACTTCAGGTGGAGAGAAGCCAGATAAAGACTTGGAGAGCTGCAGTGATGATGACAACCAGGCAATCAAGCCCCCAAATAT TCTGACTGATGAGATGCTGCTCCAAGCCTGTGAGGGACGAACAGCACACAA GGCTGCCCGTCTTGGGATCACAATGAAGGCCAAGCTCGCTCGACTAGAGGCCCAGGAGCAGGCCTTCCTGGCTCATCTCAAAGGCCAGGACCCTGGAGCCCCTCAACCACAGTCTGAGAgccagcccccccaaaaaaagaaaaagaaaaggaagcagaaagaggaggaagaggttaCAGCAACTGAAAGGAATGCAGATGAGGAGCACCCAGAACACACTGACCAGAGCATCAGgaaaagcaagacaaagaaaaggcGACATCAAGAAGAAAAGGTCTCAGATGAGAAAGAGGGAACAACTGTAGGgaatgaggaggaagaggctgcAGGAACAAGTGGGCTTGGGAAATTGAAGAGCAGAGAGCAAGCCAATCAGTCCctcaggaaaaggaagaaaaagaagaggcagCTACATGAAGAGGAGGTGAGAGTGGGGGTCCTGGATGGAGAAAGAGGTAAGGAGGCTGCAGGTGGTATCAGGATAGAGGAGGCGGAGAGCAAAACATATACTGCCCCATGCGGCAGAAGCAAGAAGAGGTGGCAGATTGAGGAGGACCTGAACACAGAGGACAAAGAAGTAGAGGAGACCGTATCAGATGGTGGGACCagggaagcagaaagcagagcaggcagtgacagaagaagcaggaaaagcaagaagaaaagatGGCAACATCAAGATGAGGAGGTGGTCTTGGATGTAAGGAATGAAGGAGATGAGGAGGATGGCAGGACTAGGGAAGTAGAGAGCGGAGCATGCACTGGCTCTAGCAGCAGAGGTAAGAAGAGGAGGCAGCAGCATCATCCAGAGGAGGAAAGAGCTGGAGTCAACACTGACCACAGagccaaaaagaagaaacagaaaaagagacattGA
- the LOC134383543 gene encoding G patch domain-containing protein 4 isoform X2, with translation MSVTPEVKSRGMKFAEEQLLKHGWTQGKGLGRKENGITQALRVTLKQDTHGVGHDPAKEFTNHWWNELFNKTAANLVVETGQTATLTSGGEKPDKDLESCSDDDNQAIKPPNILTDEMLLQACEGRTAHKAARLGITMKAKLARLEAQEQAFLAHLKGQDPGAPQPQSESQPPQKKKKKRKQKEEEEVTATERNADEEHPEHTDQSIRKSKTKKRRHQEEKVSDEKEGTTVGNEEEEAAGTSGLGKLKSREQANQSLRKRKKKKRQLHEEEVRVGVLDGERGKEAAGGIRIEEAESKTYTAPCGRSKKRWQIEEDLNTEDKEVEETVSDGGTREAESRAGSDRRSRKSKKKRWQHQDEEVVLDVRNEGDEEDGRTREVESGACTGSSSRGKKRRQQHHPEEERAGVNTDHRAKKKKQKKRH, from the exons ATGAGTGTCACCCCAGAAGTCAAGAGTCGTGGGATGAAGTTTGCCGAGGAGCAGCTGCTAAAGCATGGATGGACTCAAG GCAAAGGCCTGGGCCGCAAGGAGAATGGCATCACCCAGGCCCTCAGGGTGACGCTGAAGCAGGACACTCATGGG GTGGGACATGACCCTGCTAAGGAATTCACAAACCACTGGTGGAATGAGCTCTTCAACAAGACTGCAGCCAACTTGGTAGTGGAAACTGGGCAG ACGGCCACACTGACTTCAGGTGGAGAGAAGCCAGATAAAGACTTGGAGAGCTGCAGTGATGATGACAACCAGGCAATCAAGCCCCCAAATAT TCTGACTGATGAGATGCTGCTCCAAGCCTGTGAGGGACGAACAGCACACAA GGCTGCCCGTCTTGGGATCACAATGAAGGCCAAGCTCGCTCGACTAGAGGCCCAGGAGCAGGCCTTCCTGGCTCATCTCAAAGGCCAGGACCCTGGAGCCCCTCAACCACAGTCTGAGAgccagcccccccaaaaaaagaaaaagaaaaggaagcagaaagaggaggaagaggttaCAGCAACTGAAAGGAATGCAGATGAGGAGCACCCAGAACACACTGACCAGAGCATCAGgaaaagcaagacaaagaaaaggcGACATCAAGAAGAAAAGGTCTCAGATGAGAAAGAGGGAACAACTGTAGGgaatgaggaggaagaggctgcAGGAACAAGTGGGCTTGGGAAATTGAAGAGCAGAGAGCAAGCCAATCAGTCCctcaggaaaaggaagaaaaagaagaggcagCTACATGAAGAGGAGGTGAGAGTGGGGGTCCTGGATGGAGAAAGAGGTAAGGAGGCTGCAGGTGGTATCAGGATAGAGGAGGCGGAGAGCAAAACATATACTGCCCCATGCGGCAGAAGCAAGAAGAGGTGGCAGATTGAGGAGGACCTGAACACAGAGGACAAAGAAGTAGAGGAGACCGTATCAGATGGTGGGACCagggaagcagaaagcagagcaggcagtgacagaagaagcaggaaaagcaagaagaaaagatGGCAACATCAAGATGAGGAGGTGGTCTTGGATGTAAGGAATGAAGGAGATGAGGAGGATGGCAGGACTAGGGAAGTAGAGAGCGGAGCATGCACTGGCTCTAGCAGCAGAGGTAAGAAGAGGAGGCAGCAGCATCATCCAGAGGAGGAAAGAGCTGGAGTCAACACTGACCACAGagccaaaaagaagaaacagaaaaagagacattGA
- the TTC24 gene encoding tetratricopeptide repeat protein 24, which yields MSSPNPEDILQEPDHEPSSSEKKKKKRKWLQQEASIRALTMAGHGALQAGQNHEALTSFQRAFLLASEAPRTRDTPVFRACAFNLGAAYVETGDPAKGLELLLRAQPEEKAQGRCHGDQCFNVALAYHALGDLPQALAWYHRALGHYQPRGDQGEAQAKMGACYQALGQPELATHYLQEASRAYVQAGRPQAAALALGAAAGCMLKSGQHGVSDVVQVLEESRRLAERSTERRPLGQLYNDLGLGYSQLQLFPLAVEAFLQALPLCQGPGEQATVLRNLGMAHNALGNYQEAQEFHQKAADLHGSVGQRWEQGRSFGSLAFALSQLGDHKAARDNYLHALQAARDTGDMKGQWQACEGLGAAAVRLGQYDQALKYYKEALAQCQKEPDSVRERLVAKLADAMRTHLVQVGLVQTHTPTRAPGKPQALGGAAAGTPARVGSSTTNVPHRSSGGWEDEEFEEGHEEEKKEESANIPKTSGPGRLEPCLLSGTVNHSQHLASHQLMFTKHLPCRGTVLGAPSVYSPGPRTHLPFGGPGLPRVECSGILVPSGPQANRLSKSPRETLSRNPQRRPTKSGFCTIT from the exons ATGTCTTCCCCCAACCCTGAGGATATCCTCCAGGAGCCTGACCACGAGCCCTCAAGCTccgaaaagaaaaagaagaaaagaaaatggctaCAGCAAGAGGCCAGCATTCGAGCCCTCACCATGGCTGGCCATGGGGCCCTACAGGCTGGCCAGAACCACGAGGCCTTGACCAGCTTCCAGAGGGCCTTCCTCCTGGCCTCTGAGGCCCCAAGAACCAGGGATACCCCTGTGTTCCGAGCCTGTGCCTTCAACCTGGGGGCTGCCTATGTGGAGACTGGGGACCCAGCCAAAGGCCTTGAGCTCCTCCTGCGAGCCCAACCTGAAGAGAAGGCACAGGGCAGGTGTCATGGTGACCAGTGTTTCAATGTGGCTTTGGCCTATCATGCCCTCGGTGACCTGCCTCAAGCTTTGGCCTGGTACCACAGGGCTTTGGGCCACTACCAGCCCCGGGGTGACCAGGGGGAAGCCCAGGCAAAAATGGGAGCCTGCTACCAGGCTCTGGGACAACCTGAACTAGCAACCCACTACCTACAGGAAGCAAGCCGGGCCTACGTCCAAGCAGGGAGGCCCCAGGCCGCAGCCCTGGCACTGGGGGCTGCGGCAGGGTGTATGCTGAAGAGTGGGCAGCATGGGGTGAGTGATGTAGTGCAGGTGCTAGAAGAGAGCCGGAGGCTTGCTGAGAGGAGCACTGAGCGGAGACCACTGG GGCAACTCTATAACGACCTAGGCCTGGGCTACTCCCAGCTTCAGCTATTCCCGCTGGCAGTGGAGGCCTTCCTTCAGGCTCTGCCCCTGTGCCAGGGGCCAGGAGAGCAGGCCACAGTGCTAAGAAACCTTGGTATGGCCCACAATGCCCTCGGCAACTATCAGGAAGCCCAAGAGTTTCACCAGAAGGCAGCTGACCTACATG GCTCTGTGGGGCAGCGGTGGGAGCAGGGCCGGAGCTTTGGCAGCCTGGCATTTGCACTGAGCCAGCTGGGGGACCACAAGGCCGCCAGAGACAATTACCTGCATGCCCTGCAGGCTGCCCGGGACACAG GGGACATGAAAGGGCAGTGGCAGGCCTGCGAGGGTCTGGGGGCTGCTGCAGTCAGACTGGGGCAGTATGACCAGGCCTTGAAGTACTATAAGGAAGCACTGGCCCAGTGTCAG AAGGAGCCAGATTCTGTGCGAGAACGGCTGGTGGCCAAGTTGGCAGATGCCATGAGAACCCACTTGGTCCAGGTGGGGCTGGTCCAGACTCACACCCCG ACTCGGGCTCCTGGAAAGCCCCAGGCTCTAGGTGGGGCTGCTGCAGGGACCCCAGCCAGGGTGGGGAGCAGCACAACAAATGTCCCACACAG ATCATCGGGTGGGTGGGAAGATGAAGAGTTTGAGGAGGGCCacgaggaggaaaaaaaggaggagTCGGCGAATATTCCCAAGACATCTGGGCCCGGAAGACTGGAGC CATGTCTCCTTTCAGGCACAGTGAATCATTCCCAACATCTagcttctcatcagctcatgttTACCAAGCACCTGCCCTGTAGAGGGACAGTCCTTGGTGCACCTTCTGTGTACA GTCCAGGACCCAGAACTCATCTTCCATTTGGAGGTCCAGGCCTTCCCAGAGTGGAGTGCTCTGGCATCCTGGTACCCAGTGGCCCCCAAGCCAATAG GTTGTCCAAATCGCCCAGGGAAACGCTCAGCAGGAACCCTCAGAGGAGACCCACCAAGTCTGGCTTCTGCACAATCACGTGA
- the NAXE gene encoding NAD(P)H-hydrate epimerase, with amino-acid sequence MSGLRTLLGLGLVVASSRLLRITSQVSACRVGPTWWGPQRLNSGGCGDSEVMASTAIKYLSQEEAQAVDEELFNEYQFSVDQLMELAGLSCATAIAKAYPTTSMSRSPPTVLVICGPGNNGGDGLVCARHLKLFGYEPTIYYPKRPNKSLFTALVTQCQKMDIPFLGEMPTEPTMIDELYELVVDAIFGFSFKGDVREPFHSILNVLNGLTVPIASIDIPSGWDVEKGNSGGIQPDLLISLTAPKMSATQFTGRYHYLGGRFVPPALEKKYQLNLPSYPGTECVYRLQ; translated from the exons ATGTCTGGGCTGCGGACGCTGCTGGGGCTCGGGCTGGTGGTTGCGAGCTCGCGCCTGCTGCGGATCACAAGCCAGGTCTCCGCCTGCCGCGTGGGACCCACCTGGTGGGGGCCGCAGCGACTGAACTCGGGCGGCTGCGGGGACTCAGAGGTCATGGCGAGCACAGCGATCAAGTACCTGAG CCAGGAGGAGGCCCAGGCCGTGGACGAGGAGCTATTTAACGAGTACCAGTTCAGCGTGGACCAACTTATGGAGCTGGCGGGGCTGAGCTGTGCCACAGCCATTGCCAAG GCATACCCCACCACGTCTATGTCCAGGAGCCCCCCTACTGTCCTGGTCATCTGTGGCCCCGGGAATAATGGAGGAGATGGCTTGGTCTGTGCTAGACACCTCAAGCTCTTT GGCTACGAGCCAACCATCTATTATCCCAAAAGGCCTAACAAGTCACTCTTCACTGCGCTGGTGACTCAGTGTCAGAAAATGGACATCCCTTTCCTTGGTGAAATGCCCACAGAG CCCACAATGATTGATGAGCTGTATGAGCTGGTGGTGGATGCCATCTTTGGTTTCAGCTTCAAGGGCGATGTTCGGGAACCATTCCACAGCATCCTGAATGTTCTGAATGGACTCACTGTGCCCATTGCCAGCATTGACATTCCCTCAG GATGGGATGTGGAGAAGGGAAACTCTGGAGGGATCCAGCCAGACTTGCTCATCTCCTTGACGGCACCCAAAATGTCTGCAACCCAGTTTACCGGTCGCTACCATTACTTGGGGGGTCGTTTTGTACCACCTGCTCTGGAAAAGAAATACCAGCTGAACCTGCCATCCTACCCCGGCACTGAGTGTGTCTATCGTCTACAGTAA